The genomic DNA CATACAGACAAGAGCTTCATAACCATCCTTTATCAGAATCAAGTGTCGGGTCTTGAGATTAGAACAAGAGATGGTGATTGGATCGACGTTGAGTTTCCTCCATCATCCTTTGTTGTCATGGCTGGTGATGCATGCAAGGTAGATATAGCTTTAAATATAGAATAAGATTATTAAACTttcaaaaaattgaatttaaatttgatatatataggGATGGAGTAACGGTAGGGTTCTTTCTCCGAGTCATCGAGTAACCTTAAACAAGGAGGGGAAGGGAACTAGATATACCATTGCACTGTTCTCATTCCTAAGCAAAATTGTGCAAGTTCCGGAAGAGATGATCGATGAGGAAAATCCTCTTCAATTCAAACCGTTTGAAAACGTTGATTTATTGAACTTCTATGCCACGGAAGCTGGCAGGAGGTCGCAGGACATTCTCAAAGACTTCTGTGGTGTTTAGTTTATGAAACTGACTATCAAAAATATGACCATTTCCAAGTTGTATTGTGGAGTGTGAACTTATTTGTGTTTATTGATGTTGCTTGAATGatgttgtatttttaaataaataaaacatgtgTGGACTGTGTTATTTGAAGGTTATATGTTTGTTTGTAGGTTATAATTTACATGTGAAATGTATAACATAAGGTTTGTAATTTGTATTGATGACATGAAACATTTAAGCAATTCTTGAAATGTTTTCAATGGGATGATCAATTCTAGTCTACTATTCCGGACTTTACCAGTTCTTCGAGCCCTTTTCTGAGCCGAGCAGCAGCAATGACAGTTTCTTCCTCTACTAATCCTCCAAACGATATCCTAACATGTCCAGGGCATCCGCATGCACTTCCTGGGATAACCACCACCCCATGTTTCCTCGCCAGCCAACGAACcacctcaaaatcatcaacttTGCTGTCTGGAAGCTTTGCCCATAGGTAAATAGCACCTTCTCCACCTCTTACAGCATCATCACCCAACGGAGACAATGCTTTAAGAACAATCTCCCGGTTTCTGACCAGGGTCTTTACCTGATCAGTTACCCATCCAGGTCCCATCTCCAACGCGAAAAGGGCCAGTCGTTGTGAGATTATAGCAGCACAAATTGGGATGCTGTCttggatttttaaaagttgttCTCCAAAACCACCTACTTCCGACGGGTAGGCTATCTGTAATCCAACAACAACTCGTCAAATTGTATGAGAAACATTTTTAACCTGatcaattttcaataattgCTTACATATCCAACTCGCCAACCCATCATTCCATAAGCTTTAGAGAATGAGAAAATATTGACGATATGATTTCCCTCCACACAGGTGTGTTTCAGACCGTCATACATGAAGTACCTACATATGACACGTAGTTGTTAAGATCCAACAGTGAGATTATCGAAAAATATGACCAAATTAATGGATGAGTACTAGACTCACTCGTATGTATTGTCCACGACAAGCCAGCATCCAGCATCTTTGCAGATATCAGCGATATTCTACTTGGAAAGAAGACAGACAGAAGAACAGAAGTCAGAATTTTGGTTTTTGCAAAAGGAGAAACTTTTCGTCTAGATTCACATCCAGATGAGATAAGTGACagaaaaagtgtttccaaagtGGCCCAACTAGAGACAGAGAGAGACCCTTAGAAGAGGGTCAGGAATGTAGGTTCCAGATGGATTGCCAGGATTCACAACTGTAACTAGCTTTGGCGTCGGCTTAGTTTCCTTTAAAGTCTTTCTTAACCACTCtgaaatttccaaaaaaaaaaagaatgaatgtCGAATCCTTAAATAACTTTTacatattgaaatatatatatatatatatatatatatatatatatatatatatatatatatatatatatatatatatatatatatggtgaaGTGGCTGACCGACCTGCATCAGGGTAAAGTGTCTTGGGATCACCAGGGCCAACAATGATGTTAGTAACACCGGTCATTTGAAACGACATATACGCATTGAAA from Impatiens glandulifera chromosome 9, dImpGla2.1, whole genome shotgun sequence includes the following:
- the LOC124915704 gene encoding aromatic aminotransferase ISS1-like, translating into MGSYGMLSMRAISTNPPVMVQIQEVIRGAKDAVSLAQGVVFWQPPKEALDKVKELVWEPSISCYGADEGLPELREALITKLRRENNLHNSSVMVTAGANQAFVNIVLTLCDAGDSVVMFAPYYFNAYMSFQMTGVTNIIVGPGDPKTLYPDAEWLRKTLKETKPTPKLVTVVNPGNPSGTYIPDPLLRNIADICKDAGCWLVVDNTYEYFMYDGLKHTCVEGNHIVNIFSFSKAYGMMGWRVGYIAYPSEVGGFGEQLLKIQDSIPICAAIISQRLALFALEMGPGWVTDQVKTLVRNREIVLKALSPLGDDAVRGGEGAIYLWAKLPDSKVDDFEVVRWLARKHGVVVIPGSACGCPGHVRISFGGLVEEETVIAAARLRKGLEELVKSGIVD